ATACTGGAAATCCGCTTCGTAGTCCTCCTCAAGTAGTTCAATATACTTCCCGATGTGTTCGGCATTACTTATTATCAGGATATCATCTATTCCAGCGTCGATAAGCGTTGAAACAGGGTAATAAATCATCGGCTCATCGTATATTGGGAGCATATGCTTATTAACGACTCTCGTGACAGGTCGCAGTCGAGTTCCACGTCCCCCAGCTAGCACAACACCTTTCATAAACCGTGCTTAGCCAACAGTGTTTAAAATAGTTGTCCCCAATGGAGGATACGAAATGCCCAATCGCGATAGCATCCTTATAACGGGCGGTGCGGGGTTCATCGGGTCGAATCTCACCCGTGCTGCCATAGAGCGTTTTGAAGAGGTATACGTGCTAGATAATCTAACGTACGCTGGGAACATACGGAATCTTCATTCTGTTGAGGATAAGATCACCTTTATCGAAGGAGATATTCGAGAACACGAAATTGTTTCCGAGATATACGAACAGGTGGAGGTAGTTGTCAACTTGGCTGCAGAATCCCACGTAGATCGAAGTATTAAATCCGGAATTCCCTTTTTACAATCGAATGTAGAAGGTGCGTACGTTTTGATGGAGTTGCTCCAAGAACACGATGTCGACCGCTTCATTCAGATGTCGACCGATGAGGTATACGGAAGTATCGAAGAGGGTGAATTCAGCGAGGGAGATCCGCTAGATCCGAGTTCACCATATTCGGCCAGTAAAGCGAGTGCAGACCTTTTCGTTAACGCGTGTTGGGAGACATATGATCTTCCGATAACGATAGTTCGACCGACGAACATCTACGGTCCGCGTCAACACCCAGAGAAACTGATTCCAAAATTCACGCTCCGTGCGCTCAGCGGAGACAGACTTCCCCTATATGGTGACGGATCAAACGTCCGTCAGTGGCTCTACGTGAAGGACTTTTGTAATGCGCTCTTACAGATAGTCGACCACGATACAGACGGGATATATAACGTCGCTGGACCGGAACGTCGAAGTAATATTGAGGTTACAAAAGCGATACTCGAACGCGTCGGTGCCTCCGAATCTCTCATCGAATTCGTTGCAGATCGTGCTGGACATGATAAACGATATGCGATTGACGATTCGAAACTTCAGGAAGAAATAGGATTCGACCCCCAGTACGGGTTCGCAGCAGGGCTCGATGAAACAATTGAATGGTATAGAAAGCACCGAGATAGTTATCAGTGAGCGGAGTCGACCACGCCGCGGAACAATTGTTCGTACTGGCTAGCGACGACGTCAATACCGAAGACGTCTTCTGCAAATGCGGTGTTCTGAGAGAGCCGCTTCAGCTTTTCCTGGTTCGAAAGCACATCCTCGACTCGCGAACAGAATTCGTCGAACGGTTGTGGCGGGATCCCCGCATTTTCGCTCTCAATAAACGAGTCAGGGTCTAAGTGGAGGGATGCCACCGGGGTGCGTTGGAGCCACGCTTGGATGAATGTATTCGAGAATCCGCTTGACTTCGAAGTATCCACGAACAGTTTGGCCCGCCGAAACCATTCCGTATCCTCTCCGGAAGGCACACTTCCTTCGAACACGATTCCATCGACACTGTTGGTCATCTCTTCCAATTCTGCCCGGTACTCATCGCTTCCGCCGCCAATAAGATGAAACGTCCAGTCCGTGTCTGCAACCCGATCTGCGAGTTCAATAAATCGCTCCGGATTCTTCCAAGGGACCAGTCTTGCCATCCAAATAACCTTATTTTCTTTCTCCGCGAACTGTGGTACCGAGTCCGGAACTGGATGTCCGAGATAGATAGTGGTCGAATCGAGCCCGAAGGCATCCGCCAACTCTGATTGCATATAGTCGGCGAGGGCGACGCGGGCGTCCGCATTCCGGAGAGCCCGGAAGTACTGGAGTCGACGCCACGCGCTTTTCTCACTCCAGTGGCCGCGATCATAGTCCTGTTCGTGGGCCAATCCGATGGTAAATCCACTACCCCGTTCTCTGGCTACGAAGTTCGTGATACCAGTGAGAGGAGACGGCGGCGTGTTGTGGTAGATGTCGGCATCGATCTTTCGAAGCGTACGCAAGAAGTCGGCGTGAGACCACGCGAAGTTGATTACGCTGTTTCCCGCGTCGGGTTTCCATCCGTAGGTATGAACCTCAACGCCATCAATAACCTCTGTATCGGGTTGGTCATCAGAGAACCGTCTACTCGTCATATGGACATCGTGTCCTCTGGACACGAGTTCTCGGCCAACTTCGAAGCACAGACGCTC
This is a stretch of genomic DNA from Halobellus sp. MBLA0158. It encodes these proteins:
- the rfbB gene encoding dTDP-glucose 4,6-dehydratase, producing the protein MPNRDSILITGGAGFIGSNLTRAAIERFEEVYVLDNLTYAGNIRNLHSVEDKITFIEGDIREHEIVSEIYEQVEVVVNLAAESHVDRSIKSGIPFLQSNVEGAYVLMELLQEHDVDRFIQMSTDEVYGSIEEGEFSEGDPLDPSSPYSASKASADLFVNACWETYDLPITIVRPTNIYGPRQHPEKLIPKFTLRALSGDRLPLYGDGSNVRQWLYVKDFCNALLQIVDHDTDGIYNVAGPERRSNIEVTKAILERVGASESLIEFVADRAGHDKRYAIDDSKLQEEIGFDPQYGFAAGLDETIEWYRKHRDSYQ
- a CDS encoding glycosyltransferase family 4 protein yields the protein MKICFATDKTPAYRIGGAERLCFEVGRELVSRGHDVHMTSRRFSDDQPDTEVIDGVEVHTYGWKPDAGNSVINFAWSHADFLRTLRKIDADIYHNTPPSPLTGITNFVARERGSGFTIGLAHEQDYDRGHWSEKSAWRRLQYFRALRNADARVALADYMQSELADAFGLDSTTIYLGHPVPDSVPQFAEKENKVIWMARLVPWKNPERFIELADRVADTDWTFHLIGGGSDEYRAELEEMTNSVDGIVFEGSVPSGEDTEWFRRAKLFVDTSKSSGFSNTFIQAWLQRTPVASLHLDPDSFIESENAGIPPQPFDEFCSRVEDVLSNQEKLKRLSQNTAFAEDVFGIDVVASQYEQLFRGVVDSAH